From Candidatus Nitricoxidivorans perseverans, the proteins below share one genomic window:
- a CDS encoding glutamate synthase subunit beta, with the protein MGKPTGFLEYKRQAEPYEPAEARVTNYHEFVAHLTDDAAKTQGARCMDCGIPFCNNGCPVNNLIPDWNDLVYKGDWRLAFRMLMSTNNFPEVTSRICPAPCEAACTLGLISDPVGIRSIERAIIDKAGESGWVVPHPCEKRTGKKVAVVGSGPAGLACAQQLARVGHDVTVFEKNDRVGGLMRYGIPDFKLDKRLIDWRAAQLAAEGVKFVTKTRVAGKDMPVGVASDAAKVVPAARLMKDFDAVVLAGGSETPRDLPIPGRDLKGVHFALEFLIPQNKAVDSGSMRGKKNPINAKGKHVVVIGGGDTGSDCVGTSNRQGAASVTQFELLPKPPEQEDKSLTWPYWPNKLRTSSSHDEGCARDWSVATKEFVGEKGKLKALKCVRLSWENGKPTEIPGSEFEVRADLVFLAMGFTHPVASVLDAFGVSKDARGNVAADTEKYSTSVAKVFAAGDMRRGQSLVVWAIREGRQCARAVDEFLMGSSLLPR; encoded by the coding sequence GGCATCCCCTTCTGCAACAACGGCTGTCCCGTCAACAACCTGATCCCGGACTGGAACGACCTGGTCTACAAGGGCGACTGGCGGCTGGCGTTCCGCATGCTGATGTCAACCAACAACTTCCCGGAAGTCACCAGCCGCATCTGCCCCGCGCCCTGCGAGGCGGCCTGCACGCTGGGCCTGATTTCCGATCCGGTCGGCATCCGCTCGATCGAGCGCGCCATCATCGACAAGGCCGGCGAGAGCGGCTGGGTCGTGCCGCACCCCTGCGAGAAGAGAACCGGCAAGAAGGTCGCCGTCGTCGGCTCCGGCCCGGCGGGGCTGGCCTGCGCGCAGCAGCTCGCGCGCGTCGGGCACGACGTCACGGTGTTCGAGAAGAACGACCGCGTGGGCGGCCTCATGCGCTACGGCATCCCCGACTTCAAGCTCGACAAGCGCCTCATCGACTGGCGCGCGGCGCAGCTCGCGGCCGAGGGCGTGAAGTTCGTGACGAAGACGCGGGTGGCCGGAAAGGACATGCCCGTGGGCGTCGCCAGCGACGCCGCGAAGGTGGTCCCCGCCGCGAGGCTGATGAAGGACTTCGACGCCGTGGTGCTGGCCGGCGGCTCCGAGACGCCACGCGACCTGCCCATTCCGGGCCGCGACCTCAAGGGCGTGCATTTCGCGCTTGAGTTCCTGATCCCGCAGAACAAGGCCGTGGATTCCGGCAGCATGCGCGGGAAGAAGAACCCGATCAACGCAAAGGGCAAGCATGTCGTGGTGATCGGCGGCGGCGACACGGGCTCGGACTGCGTGGGCACCTCCAACCGCCAGGGCGCGGCCTCCGTCACCCAGTTCGAATTGCTGCCGAAACCTCCCGAACAGGAGGACAAGTCGCTCACCTGGCCCTACTGGCCGAACAAGCTGCGCACTTCCTCGTCGCACGACGAGGGCTGCGCGCGCGACTGGTCGGTGGCGACCAAGGAATTCGTCGGCGAGAAAGGGAAACTGAAGGCGTTGAAGTGCGTGCGCCTTTCATGGGAGAACGGGAAGCCGACCGAAATTCCGGGCAGCGAGTTCGAGGTCAGGGCCGACCTGGTCTTCCTTGCGATGGGCTTCACCCACCCCGTGGCCTCGGTGCTCGACGCCTTCGGCGTGTCGAAGGACGCGCGCGGCAATGTCGCTGCGGACACGGAAAAGTACTCGACCAGCGTCGCCAAGGTGTTCGCCGCCGGCGACATGCGCCGCGGCCAGTCGCTCGTCGTCTGGGCCATCCGCGAGGGCCGCCAGTGTGCTCGCGCGGTGGATGAATTTTTAATGGGATCAAGTCTCCTGCCACGATGA
- the glmU gene encoding bifunctional UDP-N-acetylglucosamine diphosphorylase/glucosamine-1-phosphate N-acetyltransferase GlmU encodes MNIVILAAGQGKRMRSDLPKVLHPLAGKPMLAHVLDTTRILGGRICVVVGHGGEQVREALAADDLIWVKQEPQLGTGHAVMQALPHLDPAQPTLVLYGDVPLIRAETLDRLLKVSDGDTALLTVRLDNPHGYGRIVRADGRIVRIVEEKDADDAERAIDEVNTGILVAPTAALARWLPSLGNGNAQGEYYLTDIVALAVAEGMAVDACQPGHPWEVEGVNSKAQLAKLERIHQRNIAERLMSEGVTLADPARIDVRGELVCGRDVFIDVNCVFEGRVVLGDGARILPNCVIQDAAVGPKCVVGPFARLRPGTVLGEDVHIGNFVEVKNSSIADRSKANHLSYIGDATVGSRVNVGAGTITCNYDGANKFRTVIEDDAFIGSDTQLVAPVTVGRGATLGAGTTLTKDAPPGELTISRPKQIAVPGWKRPVKQKKD; translated from the coding sequence ATGAACATCGTCATCCTCGCCGCCGGGCAGGGCAAGCGCATGCGCTCCGACCTGCCCAAGGTACTGCACCCGCTTGCCGGCAAGCCGATGCTCGCGCATGTGCTCGATACGACGCGCATCCTCGGCGGTCGCATCTGCGTGGTGGTTGGGCATGGCGGTGAACAGGTGCGCGAGGCCCTGGCTGCCGATGACCTGATCTGGGTGAAACAGGAGCCGCAGCTGGGTACCGGCCATGCGGTCATGCAGGCTCTGCCGCATCTCGACCCCGCCCAGCCTACCCTCGTGCTCTACGGCGACGTGCCGCTGATCCGCGCCGAGACCCTGGACCGGCTGCTGAAAGTCAGTGACGGCGACACGGCATTGCTGACCGTCCGCCTCGACAACCCGCATGGCTACGGCCGCATCGTCCGAGCCGACGGGCGCATCGTGCGCATCGTCGAGGAGAAGGACGCCGACGACGCCGAGCGCGCCATCGACGAGGTCAATACCGGCATCCTCGTCGCGCCGACCGCGGCGCTCGCGCGCTGGTTGCCGTCCCTGGGTAACGGCAACGCGCAGGGCGAGTACTACCTGACCGACATCGTTGCGCTGGCCGTTGCCGAGGGCATGGCGGTCGACGCCTGCCAGCCGGGTCACCCATGGGAAGTCGAGGGCGTGAACAGCAAGGCGCAGCTAGCAAAGCTGGAGCGCATCCACCAGCGCAACATCGCCGAGAGGCTGATGAGCGAGGGCGTGACGCTCGCCGACCCCGCGCGCATCGACGTGCGGGGCGAGCTCGTCTGCGGCCGCGATGTCTTTATCGACGTCAATTGCGTGTTCGAGGGCCGCGTCGTGCTGGGCGACGGCGCGCGCATCCTCCCCAACTGCGTGATCCAGGATGCGGCCGTGGGACCGAAGTGCGTCGTCGGCCCGTTCGCCCGCCTGCGCCCCGGCACCGTGCTGGGCGAGGACGTGCACATCGGCAACTTCGTCGAGGTGAAGAACAGCAGCATCGCCGACCGCTCGAAGGCGAACCATCTTTCCTACATCGGCGACGCGACCGTCGGCAGCCGCGTGAACGTCGGCGCCGGCACGATCACCTGCAACTACGACGGCGCCAACAAGTTCCGCACCGTCATCGAGGACGACGCATTCATCGGCTCCGACACGCAGCTTGTCGCGCCGGTCACCGTCGGGCGCGGCGCCACACTTGGCGCCGGCACCACGCTCACGAAGGATGCGCCGCCCGGCGAACTGACGATCTCGCGGCCAAAACAGATCGCCGTGCCCGGCTGGAAGCGGCCCGTCAAACAGAAGAAGGACTGA
- the glmS gene encoding glutamine--fructose-6-phosphate transaminase (isomerizing) produces the protein MCGIVAAIAGSNIVPVLIEGLNRLEYRGYDSAGLAVLNPALTRLRSVGRVAELAKAAEGLSACRGIAHTRWATHGVPSERNAHPHVSGGLAVVHNGIIENFAEIRQELAAAGYAFTSDTDTEVVAHLVQETLKATPDLFEAVRLATRRLVGAYAIAVLREGEERVIVARNGAPLLLGIGEQGNYAASDAAALLKVTRTMVYLEDGDIAELRRDSVRVVRPDGGAANRPSFESSLSADAVELGQYRHYMQKEIFEQPQALANTLEMIAGGAGLSPNLFGTAAPEMLKDARGVLIVACGTSYHAGLVARYWIEQLAGLPCQVEIASEYRYRDSVPDPGMLVVAISQSGETADTLAAVKHAKALGMTKTLTICNVPESALIREAALKFLTRAGPEIGVASTKAFTTQLAALALLALVLAKQRNRLSAQDEAKHLAALRHLPVAVSRTLTLEPEIERWAGRFAGKQHALFLGRGHHYPIALEGALKLKEISYIHAEAYPAGELKHGPLALVDREMPVISVAPNDALLEKLKSNLQEVKARGGELYVFADADGDIPESEGVHILRLPEHYGLLSPILHVVPLQLLAYHAALVKGTDVDKPRNLAKSVTVE, from the coding sequence ATGTGCGGCATCGTCGCGGCCATCGCCGGCAGCAACATCGTTCCCGTCCTCATCGAGGGGCTCAACCGCCTCGAATATCGCGGCTACGATTCCGCCGGCCTCGCGGTGCTGAATCCCGCGTTGACCCGCCTGCGCAGCGTCGGCCGCGTCGCCGAGCTGGCGAAGGCGGCCGAAGGGCTGTCCGCCTGCCGCGGCATCGCCCACACGCGCTGGGCCACCCACGGGGTGCCTTCCGAGCGCAATGCCCACCCACACGTCTCCGGCGGCCTGGCCGTCGTGCACAACGGCATCATCGAGAACTTCGCCGAGATCAGGCAGGAGCTGGCCGCGGCGGGCTATGCCTTCACTTCGGACACCGACACCGAGGTTGTCGCCCACCTCGTGCAGGAAACGCTGAAGGCGACGCCCGACCTCTTCGAGGCCGTGCGCCTGGCTACTCGTCGGCTGGTCGGCGCCTACGCCATCGCCGTGCTCAGGGAGGGCGAGGAGCGCGTCATCGTCGCCCGCAACGGTGCGCCGCTGCTGCTCGGCATCGGCGAGCAGGGCAACTACGCCGCTTCCGATGCCGCCGCGCTGCTCAAGGTGACGCGCACCATGGTCTACCTGGAGGACGGCGACATCGCCGAACTGCGCCGCGACAGCGTGCGCGTCGTCCGCCCGGACGGCGGCGCGGCGAACCGTCCCAGCTTCGAGTCCAGCCTGTCGGCGGACGCCGTCGAACTCGGCCAGTACCGCCACTACATGCAGAAGGAAATCTTCGAGCAGCCGCAGGCGCTGGCCAACACGCTGGAGATGATCGCCGGCGGCGCCGGCCTCTCGCCCAACCTGTTCGGCACGGCGGCGCCGGAGATGCTCAAGGATGCGCGCGGGGTGCTCATCGTCGCCTGCGGCACCAGCTACCATGCCGGCCTCGTCGCCCGCTACTGGATCGAACAGCTCGCCGGGCTGCCCTGCCAGGTCGAGATCGCCAGCGAATACCGCTACCGTGATTCGGTGCCCGACCCCGGGATGCTGGTGGTCGCCATCTCGCAGTCGGGCGAAACGGCGGATACGCTCGCCGCCGTCAAGCATGCCAAGGCGCTGGGCATGACGAAGACGCTGACGATCTGCAACGTGCCCGAGTCAGCGCTGATCCGCGAGGCGGCGCTCAAGTTCCTCACACGCGCGGGCCCCGAGATCGGCGTCGCCTCGACCAAGGCATTCACGACGCAGCTCGCCGCGCTGGCGCTGCTGGCGCTGGTGCTGGCGAAGCAGCGGAACCGGCTCTCCGCCCAGGACGAAGCGAAGCACCTCGCCGCCCTGCGCCACCTGCCGGTCGCCGTGTCGCGGACGCTGACTCTGGAGCCCGAGATCGAACGCTGGGCCGGCCGCTTCGCCGGCAAGCAGCACGCCCTCTTCCTCGGCCGCGGCCACCACTACCCGATCGCCCTCGAAGGCGCGCTCAAGCTCAAGGAAATCTCCTACATCCACGCCGAGGCCTACCCGGCCGGCGAGCTCAAGCACGGCCCCCTGGCGCTGGTCGACCGCGAGATGCCGGTCATCTCGGTGGCGCCCAACGACGCCCTGCTGGAGAAGCTGAAGTCCAACCTTCAGGAAGTAAAAGCGCGCGGCGGCGAGCTTTATGTCTTCGCCGACGCCGACGGCGACATACCCGAATCGGAAGGGGTGCATATCCTGCGCCTGCCGGAGCATTACGGCCTGCTCTCGCCGATCCTGCACGTCGTGCCATTGCAGTTGCTGGCCTACCATGCCGCCCTGGTCAAGGGGACGGATGTCGACAAGCCGCGCAACCTCGCGAAGTCCGTGACCGTGGAATAG
- the fusA gene encoding elongation factor G: MPKYDTSVIRAVALVGHGGAGKTTLAEALLHRAGVVQAKGSVERGSTVCDFDPQEKSAGHSLNSALANFSWEDMHVLLIDTPGYPDFSGQAIAALAGVETALVVINAQTGIELATERMMKAAQARGLCRMIVINKIDADNLDLPGLVADIRERFGDECKLLDLPAHDRADVVEVLEHDSGDADFDTVAHAHRELIDQLVEEDEDLLARYLEDGKDPSPGELHAPFEKALRSGHLIPILFVSARTGAGIDELLHVLATLAPNPAEGNPPPFLRGEPGRAGAEFHAEPDPEKHVLAHVFKVIADPYMGKVGVFRVHQGTIRKDSQLFVGDGRKPFKAGHLYQLQGKDYVEVDELVPGDLGAVAKVEEIEFDAVLHDSHDEDHIHLKPLEFPQPMQGLAVETKKKGDEQRLFDILHKLEMEDPCFRVERHPTTHETVIRGLGEMHLRAKLEKMTSQYKMELDTRPPRIPYREAVTANADGHCRHKKQSGGAGQFGEVYLKIEPIERGGGFEFVDQVKGGVIPGVFMPAVEKGVRQALADGVVAGYPVEDVRVIVYDGKTHPVDGKEVAFVTAGRKATVAAIQAARPIVLEPIVNIEVVAPESAMGDIAGDLSSRRGHVTGTTPRGYGAVAIAGEVPLAEISDYASRIKSMTGGQGAYTIEFARYAQVPPQTQQKLAEGHNLREDDE; the protein is encoded by the coding sequence ATGCCGAAATATGATACCTCCGTCATCCGCGCCGTCGCCCTCGTCGGACACGGTGGCGCCGGCAAGACCACGCTGGCCGAAGCGCTGCTGCACCGCGCGGGTGTTGTCCAGGCCAAGGGCAGCGTCGAGCGGGGCAGCACGGTTTGCGATTTCGACCCCCAGGAGAAGTCTGCCGGTCACTCGCTCAATTCGGCGCTGGCCAATTTTTCCTGGGAGGACATGCATGTCCTCCTGATCGACACCCCGGGCTATCCGGACTTTTCCGGGCAGGCCATTGCCGCGCTGGCGGGTGTCGAGACGGCCCTGGTGGTGATCAATGCCCAGACCGGCATCGAACTGGCCACCGAGCGCATGATGAAGGCGGCCCAGGCGCGCGGCCTGTGCCGCATGATCGTCATCAACAAGATCGACGCCGACAACCTTGACTTGCCGGGCCTGGTGGCCGACATCCGCGAGCGCTTCGGCGACGAATGCAAGCTGCTCGACCTGCCGGCGCACGACCGCGCCGATGTCGTCGAGGTTCTGGAGCACGATTCCGGCGACGCCGATTTCGATACCGTCGCGCATGCGCACCGTGAGCTGATCGACCAGTTGGTCGAGGAAGATGAGGATTTGCTAGCCCGTTACCTGGAGGATGGCAAGGATCCGAGCCCCGGCGAGCTGCATGCGCCCTTCGAGAAGGCCTTGCGCTCCGGCCATCTGATTCCGATCCTGTTCGTTTCCGCCCGCACCGGCGCCGGCATCGACGAACTGCTGCACGTGCTGGCCACGCTGGCGCCCAATCCTGCCGAGGGCAATCCGCCGCCGTTCCTGCGCGGCGAACCGGGGCGGGCCGGCGCGGAATTCCACGCAGAACCCGATCCGGAGAAGCATGTGCTTGCGCATGTGTTCAAGGTCATCGCCGATCCCTACATGGGCAAGGTCGGCGTTTTTCGCGTGCATCAGGGCACCATCCGGAAGGATTCGCAACTGTTCGTCGGCGACGGCAGGAAGCCCTTCAAGGCCGGCCACCTCTATCAGCTCCAGGGCAAGGATTACGTCGAGGTCGACGAGCTGGTGCCGGGCGACCTCGGCGCCGTGGCGAAGGTCGAGGAGATCGAGTTCGACGCCGTGCTGCATGACTCGCACGACGAGGACCACATCCACCTCAAGCCCCTCGAATTTCCGCAGCCCATGCAGGGACTGGCGGTGGAGACGAAGAAGAAGGGCGACGAGCAGCGCCTGTTCGACATCCTGCACAAGCTGGAGATGGAGGACCCCTGCTTCAGGGTGGAGCGCCACCCGACCACCCACGAGACGGTGATCCGCGGCCTCGGCGAGATGCACCTGCGCGCCAAACTGGAAAAAATGACCAGCCAATACAAGATGGAACTGGATACCCGGCCGCCGCGCATCCCCTACCGGGAAGCCGTCACCGCCAATGCCGATGGGCACTGCCGCCACAAGAAGCAAAGCGGCGGCGCCGGCCAGTTCGGCGAGGTGTATCTGAAGATCGAGCCAATCGAACGCGGTGGCGGCTTCGAGTTCGTCGATCAGGTCAAGGGCGGCGTCATCCCGGGCGTTTTCATGCCGGCAGTGGAAAAGGGCGTGCGCCAGGCCTTGGCCGACGGCGTCGTTGCCGGCTATCCGGTGGAAGATGTCCGCGTCATCGTCTATGACGGCAAGACCCATCCGGTGGACGGCAAGGAGGTGGCGTTCGTCACCGCGGGCCGCAAGGCCACCGTGGCGGCGATCCAGGCGGCCCGCCCCATCGTGCTGGAGCCCATCGTCAACATCGAGGTGGTCGCGCCGGAATCCGCCATGGGCGATATCGCGGGCGACCTGTCCAGTCGGCGCGGTCATGTCACCGGGACCACGCCTAGGGGCTATGGCGCCGTTGCCATCGCCGGCGAGGTGCCGCTGGCGGAAATCTCCGATTACGCCTCGCGCATTAAATCCATGACCGGCGGGCAGGGCGCCTATACCATCGAGTTCGCCCGCTATGCCCAGGTGCCGCCCCAGACCCAGCAGAAACTGGCCGAGGGGCACAATCTGCGCGAGGACGATGAATAG
- a CDS encoding response regulator transcription factor, translating into MLKILVIEDHALVREGLLQALKVLEDEVETLGAQDADVALELLMSNEDVDLILLDLMLPGTSGMALLGVLRKRFPAIPVVILSALDDSDTVTRALRQGAAGFVPKSSSTDLMIDALHQVLAGEVYLPPRLRDATSRGDNNSGRGKSVADRYGLTQGQMRVLELLTQGKTNRQIADLLGVTEGTVKIHVSAIFKAMNVTNRSQALLLASRQRVRV; encoded by the coding sequence ATGCTGAAGATTCTGGTGATCGAAGACCACGCGTTGGTGCGCGAGGGGCTGCTGCAGGCTCTGAAGGTCCTCGAGGACGAGGTCGAGACGCTGGGCGCCCAGGATGCCGATGTTGCCCTGGAATTGCTGATGAGCAACGAGGACGTGGACCTGATCCTGCTCGACCTGATGCTGCCCGGCACGAGCGGCATGGCGCTGCTGGGCGTCCTGCGCAAGCGTTTTCCGGCGATTCCCGTAGTGATCCTTTCCGCCCTGGACGATTCCGACACGGTGACGCGGGCGCTGCGCCAGGGCGCCGCCGGTTTCGTGCCCAAGTCGAGCTCCACCGATCTCATGATCGACGCCCTGCACCAGGTTCTTGCCGGAGAAGTGTATCTGCCGCCCCGCCTGCGCGATGCCACCTCCCGCGGCGACAACAACAGCGGTCGCGGGAAGTCGGTCGCGGATCGCTATGGCCTGACCCAGGGCCAGATGCGCGTTCTGGAACTGCTCACCCAGGGAAAGACCAACCGCCAGATCGCCGATCTGCTGGGGGTGACCGAGGGAACGGTGAAGATCCACGTTTCCGCCATCTTCAAGGCCATGAACGTCACCAATCGCTCCCAGGCGCTGCTGTTGGCGAGCCGCCAGCGCGTCAGGGTGTAG
- a CDS encoding ATP-binding protein codes for MKSNSWGIKQRVVFLALAPAVTIALALTPYFLFLRYDDVDTALLSRGAALTRQLAPAAEYGAFSGNRAELQRLLNAVASEEDVAAVSLHDSAGSLLASAGSPRMGGDVTALPDGWHGSAGDGEIAAFHAKIFRQPLTFDDPFQLPATTEAAAPAKLLGSVTLEMSRARLVARKREILLVTLLATLAVLAAAALLARRLGRDITEPVLALENAVEHLRSGNLDARAPRHPSGTLASLETGFNEMAAALAASQRRSANALADSEAELSRQLRFAQAMLDAQAEAGIGLMIVEQGRIVFANQAIGRIFGYGPDEIKSMANFIALIHPDDRARIMGNHLRRLAGETCENRCDFTLMRRNGTEGYADLAMATIAIGDHVQMLAVIVDITERKRAETRLAEAHRELLVKKEEAEHASQAKSRFLAATSHDLRQPLHALSLFAAELEAMAVTPEQQRLSAQIGTAAGAMGELLDALLDVSRLDTGDIVPHRQQVALGPLLESISAAHRQSARAKGLRLRLHPTTAWVESDPHLLRRMVGNLIANAVRYTHHGGVLVGVRRSGGSVRIEVWDSGIGIDAVHLPHLFQEFYQVGNPERDAAKGLGLGLAITDHLGRLLGHKVEVRSRPDHGSVFSITLPGIVPGVSMEESSPALPAGARVLVVGTDGGASHILCGLLASWGYEAIAVEPGAQMKEAMDTAPDLIILDDCCLDLMPPATCVTGPCPSLILLGKKPEAPFPTHIPVAGHLPKPLRPARLRALLHHLLVEKRAEESPTP; via the coding sequence ATGAAATCGAATTCCTGGGGCATAAAGCAACGCGTCGTTTTTCTGGCGCTGGCGCCAGCGGTCACGATCGCCCTCGCCCTCACGCCCTATTTTCTGTTCCTGCGCTACGACGACGTCGACACGGCGCTTCTCAGCCGCGGCGCCGCCTTGACGCGCCAACTCGCTCCGGCGGCGGAGTATGGCGCTTTTTCAGGCAACCGCGCCGAATTGCAACGGTTGCTCAATGCCGTGGCCAGTGAGGAAGACGTCGCTGCCGTCAGCCTGCACGATTCTGCCGGCAGTCTGCTGGCCAGCGCCGGCAGCCCCAGGATGGGGGGCGACGTCACCGCCCTGCCCGATGGCTGGCACGGTTCCGCCGGCGATGGCGAAATCGCGGCTTTCCATGCCAAGATCTTTCGCCAGCCGCTCACCTTTGACGATCCGTTCCAACTGCCGGCGACGACGGAAGCCGCCGCCCCGGCCAAACTCCTCGGGAGCGTCACGTTGGAGATGTCCCGCGCCAGGCTGGTGGCGCGCAAGCGGGAAATCCTGCTCGTCACCCTGCTGGCGACCCTCGCGGTGCTTGCCGCCGCCGCCCTGCTTGCCCGCCGCCTCGGCCGCGATATCACGGAGCCCGTACTGGCCCTGGAGAATGCCGTGGAGCATCTGCGTTCCGGAAACCTGGATGCCCGGGCACCGCGTCACCCTTCCGGCACGCTGGCGTCCCTGGAAACCGGATTCAACGAAATGGCCGCGGCGCTTGCCGCAAGCCAGCGCCGTTCAGCCAACGCACTGGCGGACAGCGAGGCCGAGCTTTCTCGCCAACTGCGTTTCGCCCAAGCCATGCTCGACGCGCAAGCCGAGGCCGGCATCGGCCTGATGATCGTCGAACAGGGCAGGATCGTCTTCGCCAACCAGGCAATCGGACGCATCTTCGGCTACGGCCCCGACGAGATCAAATCCATGGCGAATTTCATCGCGCTCATCCACCCCGATGATCGGGCGCGCATTATGGGCAACCATCTGCGCCGGCTGGCCGGCGAAACTTGCGAAAACCGCTGCGACTTCACCCTGATGCGCAGGAATGGCACGGAGGGATACGCCGACCTGGCCATGGCGACCATCGCCATCGGCGATCATGTCCAGATGCTGGCCGTCATCGTCGACATCACGGAACGCAAGCGGGCCGAAACCCGGCTGGCCGAGGCTCATAGGGAACTGCTGGTCAAGAAGGAGGAGGCGGAACATGCCAGCCAGGCAAAATCCCGCTTCCTGGCGGCCACCAGTCACGATTTGCGCCAGCCCCTCCACGCCCTGTCATTGTTCGCCGCTGAACTGGAAGCCATGGCCGTCACCCCGGAACAACAGCGGCTGTCGGCCCAGATCGGCACCGCCGCCGGCGCCATGGGGGAACTGCTCGATGCGCTGCTGGACGTTTCAAGGCTGGATACGGGCGACATCGTGCCGCATCGCCAACAAGTGGCGCTGGGGCCGCTGCTGGAAAGCATTTCCGCCGCCCATCGCCAAAGCGCCCGCGCCAAGGGGCTGCGGCTCAGGCTCCATCCGACGACCGCATGGGTGGAGTCCGACCCCCACCTGCTGCGACGCATGGTCGGCAATCTGATCGCCAACGCCGTGCGCTACACCCATCATGGCGGCGTGCTGGTGGGCGTCCGTCGCAGCGGCGGCAGCGTGCGCATCGAGGTCTGGGATTCCGGTATCGGCATTGATGCGGTTCATCTGCCCCACCTCTTCCAGGAGTTCTATCAGGTCGGCAATCCCGAGCGGGATGCCGCAAAGGGGCTCGGCCTCGGCCTGGCTATCACGGATCATCTCGGTCGGCTTCTCGGCCACAAGGTCGAGGTGCGCTCCCGACCTGACCACGGATCGGTGTTTTCCATCACCCTGCCGGGCATCGTCCCCGGGGTATCGATGGAGGAATCCTCTCCGGCGCTGCCCGCGGGCGCACGCGTGCTGGTCGTCGGTACGGACGGCGGTGCCAGCCACATCCTGTGCGGCCTGCTCGCTTCCTGGGGCTACGAGGCCATTGCCGTCGAGCCCGGAGCGCAAATGAAAGAGGCGATGGATACGGCACCGGATCTGATCATCCTGGACGACTGCTGCCTGGATTTGATGCCGCCGGCCACCTGCGTCACCGGCCCCTGTCCATCACTGATATTGCTCGGCAAAAAGCCTGAGGCTCCATTTCCGACGCATATCCCCGTTGCCGGCCACTTGCCGAAGCCCCTGAGGCCCGCGCGGCTGCGGGCGCTGCTGCATCACTTGCTGGTCGAAAAAAGGGCTGAAGAAAGCCCTACACCCTGA